The following coding sequences are from one Eucalyptus grandis isolate ANBG69807.140 chromosome 11, ASM1654582v1, whole genome shotgun sequence window:
- the LOC104424839 gene encoding coumaroyl-CoA:anthocyanidin 3-O-glucoside-6''-O-coumaroyltransferase 1 isoform X1, giving the protein MKNSPSPSDEMLKVKILHRYDISPPPDSVPATTLPLAFLDIPWLLCCPMQRLFFYDFPESPSSFAQTTLPLLVRSLSLCLRHFFPFAASLVLPLAPPQKPHILYSNGDSLSFTVAESAANFAELISDELHGATLIHPLVPQLAPPCASDGARIGPVMAIQVTLFSNKGICIGVQFLHVVADGRSFTHFMNSWASIHRSGGDPTCIDSDDLSPFHDRGVIKDPNGLEPILLKDWWSLWAQAQA; this is encoded by the exons ATGAAAAATTCCCCTTCCCCGTCGGACGAGATGTTGAAGGTCAAGATCCTCCACCGTTACGACatctcgccgccgccggactCAGTCCCGGCAACCACTCTCCCTCTTGCCTTCTTGGACATCCCATGGCTTCTCTGCTGCCCCATGCAACGCCTCTTCTTCTACGACTTCCCTGAATCCCCTTCCTCTTTCGCTCAGACCACACTCCCGCTCCTGgtccgctctctctccctctgtctccGCCACTTCTTCCCCTTCGCCGCCAGCCTCGTCCTCCCACTGGCTCCGCCCCAGAAACCCCACATCCTCTACTCCAATGGCGACTCCCTCTCCTTCACCGTCGCCGAGTCCGCCGCCAACTTCGCGGAGCTAATCAGTGACGAGCTGCACGGCGCCACGCTGATACACCCTCTGGTGCCTCAGCTCGCACCGCCGTGTGCATCCGACGGGGCACGGATTGGGCCCGTTATGGCGATTCAG GTGACTCTGTTTTCAAACAAGGGCATTTGTATTGGGGTCCAATTCCTCCACGTGGTAGCAGATGGGAGGTCCTTCACTCACTTCATGAATTCGTGGGCATCCATTCACAGGTCCGGAGGGGACCCCACTTGCATTGACTCAGACGACCTGAGTCCTTTCCACGACCGAGGAGTGATCAAAGACCCGAATGGGCTCGAGCCTATACTCTTGAAAGACTGGTGGAGTTTgtgggcccaagcccaagcttga
- the LOC104424839 gene encoding coumaroyl-CoA:anthocyanidin 3-O-glucoside-6''-O-coumaroyltransferase 1 isoform X2 codes for MKNSPSPSDEMLKVKILHRYDISPPPDSVPATTLPLAFLDIPWLLCCPMQRLFFYDFPESPSSFAQTTLPLLVRSLSLCLRHFFPFAASLVLPLAPPQKPHILYSNGDSLSFTVAESAANFAELISDELHGATLIHPLVPQLAPPCASDGARIGPVMAIQGICIGVQFLHVVADGRSFTHFMNSWASIHRSGGDPTCIDSDDLSPFHDRGVIKDPNGLEPILLKDWWSLWAQAQA; via the exons ATGAAAAATTCCCCTTCCCCGTCGGACGAGATGTTGAAGGTCAAGATCCTCCACCGTTACGACatctcgccgccgccggactCAGTCCCGGCAACCACTCTCCCTCTTGCCTTCTTGGACATCCCATGGCTTCTCTGCTGCCCCATGCAACGCCTCTTCTTCTACGACTTCCCTGAATCCCCTTCCTCTTTCGCTCAGACCACACTCCCGCTCCTGgtccgctctctctccctctgtctccGCCACTTCTTCCCCTTCGCCGCCAGCCTCGTCCTCCCACTGGCTCCGCCCCAGAAACCCCACATCCTCTACTCCAATGGCGACTCCCTCTCCTTCACCGTCGCCGAGTCCGCCGCCAACTTCGCGGAGCTAATCAGTGACGAGCTGCACGGCGCCACGCTGATACACCCTCTGGTGCCTCAGCTCGCACCGCCGTGTGCATCCGACGGGGCACGGATTGGGCCCGTTATGGCGATTCAG GGCATTTGTATTGGGGTCCAATTCCTCCACGTGGTAGCAGATGGGAGGTCCTTCACTCACTTCATGAATTCGTGGGCATCCATTCACAGGTCCGGAGGGGACCCCACTTGCATTGACTCAGACGACCTGAGTCCTTTCCACGACCGAGGAGTGATCAAAGACCCGAATGGGCTCGAGCCTATACTCTTGAAAGACTGGTGGAGTTTgtgggcccaagcccaagcttga
- the LOC104424839 gene encoding coumaroyl-CoA:anthocyanidin 3-O-glucoside-6''-O-coumaroyltransferase 1 isoform X3: MKNSPSPSDEMLKVKILHRYDISPPPDSVPATTLPLAFLDIPWLLCCPMQRLFFYDFPESPSSFAQTTLPLLVRSLSLCLRHFFPFAASLVLPLAPPQKPHILYSNGDSLSFTVAESAANFAELISDELHGATLIHPLVPQLAPPCASDGARIGPVMAIQVRRGPHLH; encoded by the exons ATGAAAAATTCCCCTTCCCCGTCGGACGAGATGTTGAAGGTCAAGATCCTCCACCGTTACGACatctcgccgccgccggactCAGTCCCGGCAACCACTCTCCCTCTTGCCTTCTTGGACATCCCATGGCTTCTCTGCTGCCCCATGCAACGCCTCTTCTTCTACGACTTCCCTGAATCCCCTTCCTCTTTCGCTCAGACCACACTCCCGCTCCTGgtccgctctctctccctctgtctccGCCACTTCTTCCCCTTCGCCGCCAGCCTCGTCCTCCCACTGGCTCCGCCCCAGAAACCCCACATCCTCTACTCCAATGGCGACTCCCTCTCCTTCACCGTCGCCGAGTCCGCCGCCAACTTCGCGGAGCTAATCAGTGACGAGCTGCACGGCGCCACGCTGATACACCCTCTGGTGCCTCAGCTCGCACCGCCGTGTGCATCCGACGGGGCACGGATTGGGCCCGTTATGGCGATTCAG GTCCGGAGGGGACCCCACTTGCATTGA